In a single window of the Saccharothrix australiensis genome:
- the sucC gene encoding ADP-forming succinate--CoA ligase subunit beta — protein MDLYEYQAKDLFAAHDVPVLPGDVASTPDEAKAIAERFGRTVVVKAQVKTGGRGKAGGVKLAEDPDETKVKAEAILGLDIKGHVVHRVLVTPASDIAEEYYFSFLLDRANRTFLAMASVEGGMDIEEVAATKPEALAKVPVDAIRGVDRAKADEIVAAAKFPAEVADQVADVIVKLWETFVAEDATLVEVNPLVRDPEGRIVALDGKVTLDENASFRHPGHEALVDKQAEDPLEAKAKAKGLNYVKLDGQVGIIGNGAGLVMSTLDVVAYAGERHQGVKPANFLDIGGGASAEVMANGLDIILHDPDVRSVFVNVFGGITACDAVANGIVAALGILGDEATKPLVVRLDGNNVEEGRRILAEANHPLVTVVDTMDNAADKAAELAAAGV, from the coding sequence GTGGACCTGTACGAGTACCAGGCGAAGGACCTCTTCGCCGCACACGATGTCCCGGTGCTGCCGGGCGACGTGGCGAGCACCCCCGACGAGGCCAAGGCCATCGCCGAGCGGTTCGGCCGGACCGTCGTCGTCAAGGCCCAGGTCAAGACCGGTGGCCGCGGCAAGGCGGGTGGCGTCAAGCTCGCCGAGGACCCGGACGAGACCAAGGTCAAGGCGGAGGCGATCCTCGGCCTGGACATCAAGGGCCACGTCGTCCACCGCGTGCTGGTGACGCCCGCGTCCGACATCGCCGAGGAGTACTACTTCTCGTTCCTCCTCGACCGCGCCAACCGCACCTTCCTCGCGATGGCGTCCGTCGAGGGCGGCATGGACATCGAAGAGGTCGCCGCGACCAAGCCCGAGGCGCTGGCCAAGGTGCCCGTGGACGCGATCAGGGGTGTCGACCGGGCCAAGGCCGACGAGATCGTGGCCGCCGCCAAGTTCCCCGCCGAGGTGGCAGACCAGGTCGCCGACGTGATCGTGAAGCTGTGGGAGACCTTCGTCGCCGAGGACGCGACCCTGGTCGAGGTCAACCCGCTGGTCCGCGACCCCGAGGGCCGGATCGTCGCCCTCGACGGCAAGGTCACGCTGGACGAGAACGCCTCCTTCCGCCACCCCGGCCACGAGGCGCTCGTCGACAAGCAGGCCGAGGACCCGCTGGAGGCGAAGGCCAAGGCCAAGGGCCTCAACTACGTCAAGCTCGACGGCCAGGTCGGCATCATCGGCAACGGCGCCGGGCTCGTCATGTCCACGCTGGACGTCGTCGCCTACGCGGGCGAGCGGCACCAGGGCGTCAAGCCCGCGAACTTCCTGGACATCGGCGGCGGCGCGTCCGCCGAGGTGATGGCCAACGGGCTGGACATCATCCTGCACGACCCGGACGTGCGCAGCGTCTTCGTGAACGTGTTCGGCGGCATCACCGCCTGCGACGCGGTCGCCAACGGCATCGTCGCGGCGCTGGGCATCCTGGGCGACGAGGCGACCAAGCCACTGGTCGTCCGCCTCGACGGCAACAACGTGGAGGAGGGTCGCCGCATCCTCGCGGAGGCGAACCACCCGCTGGTGACCGTGGTTGACACGATGGACAACGCGGCCGACAAGGCCGCCGAGCTCGCGGCTGCGGGGGTCTGA
- the purH gene encoding bifunctional phosphoribosylaminoimidazolecarboxamide formyltransferase/IMP cyclohydrolase, giving the protein MTTPAERRPVRRALIGVSDKSGLLELATGLHAAGVEIVSTGGTAKTLADAGVPVTPVEAVTGFPEVLDGRVKTLHPRVHAGLLADTRRPEHVAKLRELEIAPFDLLVVNLYPFARTVASGASPEECVEQIDIGGPAMVRAAAKNHASVAVVVDPERYGWVLEQVADGGFTTADRQSLAAAAFRHTASYDVAVASWMGGVLSPDDEGSGFPGWLGATWHREQVLRYGENPHQKAALYTRGDGRTGLATARQLHGKEMSYNNFVDADAAWRAAWDHSLPCVAIIKHANPCGIAVSSVEGPGAIADAHRKAHACDPVSAFGGVIAANREVTVELAEQVAEVFTEVVVAPSYADGAVDVLARKKNVRILVADEPVRGGTETRAVSGGLLVQTVDTIEAEGDDPTKWTLACGAALDEEGLADLAFAWRACRAVKSNAILLASGGATVGAGMGQVNRVDAARLAVTRAGDRARGSVAASDAFFPFPDGLQVLLEAGVRAVVQPGGSVRDAEVIAAAEAAGATVYLTGTRHFAH; this is encoded by the coding sequence GTGACCACTCCTGCCGAGAGGCGACCGGTTCGTCGGGCCCTGATCGGGGTGTCCGACAAGTCGGGGCTGCTGGAACTGGCCACCGGCCTGCACGCGGCCGGAGTCGAGATCGTGTCCACCGGCGGCACGGCGAAGACGCTCGCCGACGCCGGCGTGCCGGTGACGCCGGTGGAGGCCGTGACCGGGTTCCCGGAGGTGCTCGACGGGCGCGTCAAGACGCTGCACCCGCGCGTGCACGCGGGCCTGCTCGCCGACACGCGGCGGCCGGAGCACGTGGCGAAGCTGCGCGAGCTGGAGATCGCCCCGTTCGACCTGCTGGTGGTGAACCTGTACCCGTTCGCCCGGACCGTGGCGTCGGGCGCGTCGCCGGAGGAGTGCGTCGAGCAGATCGACATCGGCGGGCCGGCGATGGTGCGCGCGGCGGCCAAGAACCACGCGAGCGTCGCGGTCGTGGTCGACCCGGAGCGGTACGGGTGGGTGCTGGAGCAGGTCGCCGACGGCGGGTTCACGACGGCGGACCGGCAGTCCCTGGCGGCGGCGGCGTTCCGGCACACCGCGTCCTACGACGTGGCCGTGGCGTCCTGGATGGGCGGCGTGCTCAGCCCCGACGACGAGGGCTCCGGCTTCCCCGGCTGGCTCGGCGCGACGTGGCACCGCGAGCAGGTGCTGCGGTACGGCGAGAACCCGCACCAGAAGGCCGCGCTGTACACGCGGGGCGACGGGCGGACCGGCCTGGCGACCGCGCGGCAGCTGCACGGCAAGGAGATGTCCTACAACAACTTCGTGGACGCGGACGCGGCGTGGCGCGCGGCGTGGGACCACTCGCTGCCGTGCGTCGCGATCATCAAGCACGCCAACCCGTGCGGCATTGCGGTGTCCTCAGTGGAGGGTCCCGGTGCGATCGCGGACGCGCACCGCAAGGCGCACGCGTGCGACCCGGTGTCGGCGTTCGGCGGGGTGATCGCGGCCAACCGCGAGGTGACCGTGGAGCTGGCCGAGCAGGTCGCGGAGGTCTTCACCGAGGTGGTCGTCGCCCCCTCGTACGCCGATGGCGCGGTGGACGTGCTGGCGCGCAAGAAGAACGTGCGCATCCTGGTCGCCGACGAGCCGGTGCGCGGCGGCACGGAGACGCGGGCGGTGTCCGGTGGGCTGCTGGTGCAGACCGTGGACACCATCGAGGCCGAGGGCGACGACCCGACCAAGTGGACGCTCGCCTGCGGCGCCGCGCTGGACGAGGAGGGCCTGGCGGACCTGGCGTTCGCGTGGCGCGCGTGCCGCGCGGTGAAGTCGAACGCGATCCTGCTGGCGTCCGGCGGGGCGACCGTCGGCGCGGGCATGGGCCAGGTCAACCGGGTCGACGCGGCGCGGCTGGCGGTGACGCGGGCCGGTGACCGGGCGCGCGGCTCGGTGGCGGCGTCGGACGCGTTCTTCCCGTTCCCGGACGGGCTCCAGGTGCTGCTGGAGGCGGGCGTGCGGGCCGTCGTGCAGCCGGGCGGTTCGGTGCGGGACGCGGAGGTGATCGCGGCGGCCGAGGCGGCGGGCGCGACCGTCTACCTGACCGGCACGCGGCACTTCGCCCACTAG
- a CDS encoding DUF6350 family protein — MPVLQTSSHGAVTDSVRPPEFSRAERARVLAMTAAGSVVVSYAAVAALLALVSSTAAHARFSTTGVLTASAPGWLVAHHVPLRFDGGQLGVLPLLPTVLLMLLVSRAAAGAADRLGLFEPLQARGVVLSIAGAHAAFGGVVAFLLGDGGVVRATPAVAFFGCAAVSGVAAVAGVAQRCGLVEVVFERVDPVARRGLRAGAVALAVLAAVGALLLAFGLAVSWPVTSGLFRQAGGTLGTGLGIWLFCLAYLPNAVVGAMSYVVGSGFSIGAVTVSPTEFTGGPVPAVPLLAALPEAQTPVLPLVLILAGATGVLVGVSLRDAAETPRARVRAVLVAAVTAGVGGLVLAAVAGGALGSGAFNPVTVPAGLLAVLTVGWIAVPGSIVAWFAGPRPAPVVPAEGVADEPAADDPDAGGAGGSDVDGPGEQEGDDLPDDEADPDPDSDDDDDYDDEEEDYEDEDYEEDEDDLEYEEELEELEEESSDDDPADPEPDADAAVDPDTDLDPDLDPDADLDPDADADLDADADSDRDPDRGTGGGARPARDQT, encoded by the coding sequence ATGCCGGTGCTGCAAACGTCCTCGCACGGCGCCGTGACGGACTCCGTGCGCCCGCCCGAGTTCTCCCGCGCGGAACGCGCCAGGGTGCTCGCCATGACGGCCGCCGGTTCCGTGGTGGTCAGCTACGCGGCCGTCGCGGCGCTGCTGGCGCTCGTCTCGTCCACGGCCGCGCACGCCCGGTTCTCCACCACCGGCGTCCTCACGGCGTCCGCGCCGGGGTGGCTGGTCGCGCACCACGTGCCGCTGCGGTTCGACGGCGGTCAGCTCGGCGTCCTGCCGCTGCTGCCGACCGTCCTGCTGATGCTGCTGGTGTCGCGGGCGGCGGCGGGCGCGGCGGACCGGCTCGGCCTGTTCGAGCCGTTGCAGGCGCGGGGCGTGGTGCTCAGCATCGCCGGCGCGCACGCGGCGTTCGGCGGGGTGGTGGCGTTCCTGCTGGGTGACGGCGGTGTGGTGCGGGCGACGCCGGCGGTGGCGTTCTTCGGCTGCGCGGCGGTGTCCGGGGTCGCGGCGGTGGCCGGGGTGGCGCAGCGGTGCGGCCTGGTCGAGGTGGTGTTCGAGCGGGTCGACCCGGTGGCCCGGCGCGGGCTGCGGGCGGGCGCGGTGGCGTTGGCCGTGCTGGCGGCGGTCGGCGCGCTGCTGCTGGCGTTCGGCCTGGCGGTGTCGTGGCCGGTGACCAGCGGCCTGTTCCGCCAGGCGGGCGGGACCCTCGGCACGGGGCTGGGCATCTGGCTGTTCTGCCTGGCGTACCTGCCCAACGCCGTGGTCGGCGCGATGTCCTACGTCGTGGGCTCCGGCTTCTCGATCGGCGCGGTGACCGTGAGCCCGACGGAGTTCACCGGCGGTCCGGTGCCCGCCGTGCCGCTGCTGGCCGCGTTGCCCGAGGCGCAGACCCCGGTGCTGCCGCTGGTGCTGATCCTGGCCGGCGCGACCGGGGTGCTGGTGGGCGTGTCCCTGCGGGACGCGGCCGAGACGCCGCGTGCGCGGGTGCGGGCCGTGCTGGTGGCGGCGGTGACCGCGGGCGTGGGCGGGCTCGTGCTGGCGGCGGTCGCGGGCGGGGCGCTGGGCAGCGGCGCGTTCAACCCGGTGACCGTGCCCGCCGGCCTGCTGGCGGTGCTGACGGTGGGCTGGATCGCCGTGCCGGGCTCGATCGTCGCCTGGTTCGCGGGCCCCCGCCCGGCTCCGGTCGTGCCCGCCGAGGGCGTCGCCGACGAGCCCGCTGCCGACGACCCGGACGCCGGCGGTGCCGGCGGTTCCGACGTGGACGGACCGGGGGAGCAGGAGGGCGACGACCTGCCGGACGACGAGGCCGACCCCGACCCCGACTCCGACGACGACGACGACTACGACGACGAGGAGGAGGACTACGAGGACGAGGACTACGAGGAAGACGAGGACGACCTTGAGTACGAGGAGGAACTCGAAGAACTCGAAGAGGAATCCTCCGACGACGACCCGGCCGACCCCGAGCCGGACGCGGACGCCGCTGTCGACCCGGACACCGACCTCGACCCGGACCTCGATCCCGACGCGGACCTCGATCCCGACGCGGACGCGGACCTCGACGCGGACGCCGATTCCGACCGCGACCCCGATCGCGGCACCGGCGGGGGCGCCCGCCCCGCCCGTGACCAGACCTGA
- the sucD gene encoding succinate--CoA ligase subunit alpha yields MAIFINKDSKVIVQGMTGAEGTKHTKRMLASGTNIVGGVNPRKAGEKVTLDAGSGAGAPQEVVLPVFGTVAEAIEATGANVTVIFVPPAHAKAAVIEAIDSGIGLAVVITEGIPVHDTAAFWAHAVATGNKTRIIGPNCPGLISPGQSNAGIIPANISGAGKIGLVSKSGTLTYQMMYELRDFGFSTAIGIGGDPIIGTTHIDALEAFEADPETSAIVMIGEIGGDAEERAAAYIKDHVTKPVVGYVAGFTAPEGKTMGHAGAIVSGSAGTAQAKKEALEAAGVKVGRTPSETAALMREIMGSIG; encoded by the coding sequence ATGGCTATCTTCATCAACAAGGACAGCAAGGTCATCGTCCAGGGCATGACCGGCGCCGAGGGCACCAAGCACACCAAGCGGATGCTGGCGTCCGGCACGAACATCGTCGGCGGCGTGAACCCGCGCAAGGCGGGGGAGAAGGTGACCCTCGACGCCGGCTCGGGTGCGGGCGCCCCGCAGGAGGTCGTGCTGCCGGTGTTCGGCACCGTGGCCGAGGCCATCGAGGCGACCGGCGCGAACGTGACCGTGATCTTCGTCCCGCCCGCCCACGCCAAGGCGGCCGTGATCGAGGCGATCGACTCCGGCATCGGCCTGGCCGTCGTGATCACCGAGGGCATCCCGGTGCACGACACCGCCGCGTTCTGGGCGCACGCCGTGGCCACCGGCAACAAGACCCGGATCATCGGCCCGAACTGCCCCGGCCTGATCAGCCCCGGGCAGTCCAACGCGGGCATCATCCCGGCCAACATCTCCGGCGCGGGCAAGATCGGCCTGGTGTCCAAGTCGGGCACGCTGACCTACCAGATGATGTACGAGCTGCGCGACTTCGGCTTCTCGACCGCCATCGGCATCGGCGGCGACCCGATCATCGGCACCACGCACATCGACGCCCTGGAGGCGTTCGAGGCCGACCCGGAGACCTCGGCGATCGTGATGATCGGCGAGATCGGCGGCGACGCCGAGGAGCGGGCCGCGGCCTACATCAAGGACCACGTCACCAAGCCCGTCGTGGGCTACGTGGCGGGCTTCACCGCGCCCGAGGGCAAGACGATGGGCCACGCGGGCGCGATCGTGTCCGGCTCGGCGGGCACCGCCCAGGCCAAGAAGGAAGCCCTGGAGGCGGCGGGCGTGAAGGTCGGCAGGACGCCGTCCGAGACCGCCGCGCTCATGCGGGAGATCATGGGCTCGATCGGCTGA
- a CDS encoding DUF5336 domain-containing protein → MSVPYGAPQQQPGPAQQPAVGVNLSLILPLVAAGLGLIAYLLAFADDVSSFGTIEYLLAAAALAGLTALPKALKLLPAAVVLSAVPTLLFLQAIIKSEADVKGMQIVVLIIALLETAAIVLALLLDSGVVKFEPKPANPYGGQPGGWNPQSGGFPQTGQHQQQPGQFGPPSGQFGAPVQQQQPQQPQQPGGAPQPTSYMPQPGQFNQPGQGTPPGGFGGQQQS, encoded by the coding sequence ATGTCCGTGCCGTACGGCGCCCCTCAGCAGCAGCCGGGTCCGGCGCAGCAGCCGGCGGTGGGCGTCAACCTGAGCCTCATCCTCCCGCTCGTCGCGGCCGGCCTGGGGCTCATCGCCTACCTGCTGGCCTTCGCCGACGACGTGTCGTCGTTCGGCACCATCGAGTACCTGCTCGCCGCCGCCGCCCTGGCCGGCCTGACGGCGCTGCCGAAGGCGCTCAAGCTCCTGCCCGCCGCGGTGGTGCTCTCGGCGGTGCCGACGCTGCTGTTCCTCCAGGCGATCATCAAGAGCGAAGCCGACGTCAAGGGCATGCAGATCGTCGTGCTGATCATCGCGCTGCTGGAGACGGCCGCGATCGTGCTCGCGCTGCTGCTCGACTCCGGCGTCGTGAAGTTCGAGCCCAAGCCGGCCAACCCGTACGGCGGGCAGCCGGGTGGCTGGAACCCGCAGTCCGGTGGATTCCCGCAGACCGGTCAGCACCAGCAGCAGCCCGGCCAGTTCGGCCCGCCGTCCGGCCAGTTCGGCGCGCCGGTCCAGCAGCAGCAGCCCCAGCAGCCCCAGCAGCCCGGTGGCGCGCCGCAGCCCACCTCGTACATGCCGCAGCCCGGCCAGTTCAACCAGCCCGGCCAGGGCACGCCGCCCGGCGGGTTCGGCGGCCAGCAGCAGAGCTGA
- the purN gene encoding phosphoribosylglycinamide formyltransferase: protein MTVPSKESTLSAATTLRLPNPARVVVLVSGSGTLMQALLDAATDPGYPVRVVAVGADRDGIEGLARAERAGVRTFTVKLRDHATRDDWDTALADAVAAHEPDLVVSAGFMKILGSAFLARFGGRMVNTHPALLPAFPGAHGVRDAVDYGVKVTGATVHLVDGGVDTGPILAQEAVVVGAGDDVDSLHERIKVVERRLLVDVVARLAREGCTVNGRKVSIP, encoded by the coding sequence GTGACAGTCCCCAGCAAGGAGAGCACGCTGAGCGCCGCGACCACACTCCGGCTTCCGAACCCCGCGCGGGTCGTCGTCCTCGTCTCCGGTTCCGGAACCCTGATGCAGGCCCTGCTGGACGCCGCGACCGACCCCGGCTACCCCGTCCGGGTGGTGGCGGTCGGAGCGGACCGGGACGGCATCGAAGGTCTCGCCCGCGCCGAGCGCGCCGGCGTGCGCACCTTCACCGTGAAGCTGCGCGACCACGCCACTCGGGACGACTGGGACACCGCGCTGGCCGACGCCGTCGCCGCGCACGAGCCCGACCTGGTGGTCTCCGCCGGGTTCATGAAGATCCTCGGCTCCGCCTTCCTGGCCCGCTTCGGCGGCCGGATGGTCAACACCCACCCCGCGCTGCTGCCCGCCTTCCCCGGCGCGCACGGCGTCCGCGACGCCGTCGACTACGGCGTCAAGGTCACCGGCGCCACCGTGCACCTGGTGGACGGCGGCGTGGACACCGGGCCGATCCTGGCCCAGGAAGCCGTCGTCGTCGGTGCCGGTGACGACGTCGACAGCCTGCACGAGCGCATCAAGGTGGTGGAGCGGCGGCTGCTCGTCGACGTCGTCGCCCGCCTGGCCCGTGAGGGCTGCACCGTGAACGGACGAAAGGTGAGCATCCCGTGA